From the genome of Vicia villosa cultivar HV-30 ecotype Madison, WI linkage group LG2, Vvil1.0, whole genome shotgun sequence, one region includes:
- the LOC131648644 gene encoding uncharacterized protein LOC131648644 — translation MDFVTGLPNTASGHDLIWVIVDRLTKSAHFIPINITYPVAKLAEIYVRVIVKLHGVVLGPEIVRETTEKVKMIREKMKASQSRQKSYHDKRRKELEFESGDHVFLRVTPVTGVGRALKSKKLTPRFIGPYQISERVGTVAYRVALPPNLSNLHDVFHVSQLRKYVPDPSHVIHMDDVQVRENLTVETMPIRITDREIKSLRGKDIPLVKVVWTVTPF, via the exons atggaTTTCGTAACGGGGTTGCCTAATACTGCGAGTGGACACGATTTGatatgggtgattgttgataggcttaccaAATCAGcccatttcatacctattaacatcacgtaTCCGGTGGCAAAGTTAGCTGAGATCTATGTCcgagtgattgtgaagttgcatg gtgtagtacttggaccggaAATTGTACGAGAAACCACAGAGAAGGTAAAGATGATTCGGGAAAAGATGAAGGCTTCACAGAGTAgacagaagagctatcatgataagcGAAGAAAGGAGTTAGAATTTGAATCAGGTGACCATGTGTTTCTAAGAGTCACGCCTGTGACTGGTGTTGGTCGTGccctgaagtcaaagaagttgacccCACGATTTATCggtccttatcagatttcagAGAGAGTTGGTACTGTCGCTTATAGGGTGGCGTTACCGCCTAACCTGTCGAAtctgcacgatgtgtttcatgtgtcacagCTTCGGAAGTATGTTCCAGATCCGTCTCACgtgattcatatggatgatgtgcaagtgagagagaACCTTACAGTAGAGACGATGCCAATTCGGATCACAGATCGTGAGATAAAGTCCCTTAGAGGTAAAGATATCCCGTTGGTGAAAGTAGTCtggactgtaacacccttctaa